One Falco biarmicus isolate bFalBia1 chromosome 13, bFalBia1.pri, whole genome shotgun sequence genomic region harbors:
- the UBE2G2 gene encoding ubiquitin-conjugating enzyme E2 G2 isoform X3, whose protein sequence is MNEENFFEWEALIMGPEDTCFEYGVFPAILSFPLDYPLSPPKMRFTCEMFHPNIYPDGRVCISILHAPGDDPMGYESSAERWSPVQSVEKILLSVVSMLAVFFISEPNDESGANVDASKMWREDREQFNKIAKQIVQKSLGL, encoded by the exons ggGTCCTGAAGACACCTGTTTCGAGTATGGGGTTTTCCCTGCCATTCTGAGTTTTCCACTTGACTACCCATTAAGCCCTCCGAAGATGAGATTCACGTGCGAGATGTTTCATCCAAACA TTTACCCAGATGGGAGAGTTTGCATCTCTATTCTTCATGCTCCTGGGGATGATCCCATGGGATATGAGAGCAGCGCTGAGCGGTGGAGTCCCGTCCAGAGTGTGGAAAAGATCCTCTTGTCAGTTGTTAGCATGCTGGCAG tctttttcatttcagagccAAATGATGAAAGTGGAGCCAATGTAGACGCCTCCAAGATGTGGCGGGAAGACAGAGAACAGTTTAACAAAATTGCCAAGCAGATTGTGCAGAAGTCACTTGGACTTTAA